In Alkaliphilus flagellatus, one DNA window encodes the following:
- a CDS encoding ABC transporter permease: MKDIFNLSLLQNMIRTATPLILAALGGLLTMQSGILNIGMEGMILLGAFFAVVGSYFFASSAMGVGLAVISGILIGLLFAIFVIELKSDEFVIGVAINILGAGLTVFLLRTIFGVKGAFSSPDIIPLPDINIGFLAKFPVLDAIFNNHSIFVYISWILVILVYIFLFKTPMGYWLRASGESPAALETAGVSPKKMKYISSILCGILCGFAGAHLSLGYLTLFTENMSANKGFIALSVIIFGSSHPIKAFFAALLFGFFDALGIRLQSVGIPSQFTQMIPYIATIVVLFIVSQKTFQRRKSSEV; encoded by the coding sequence ATGAAGGATATTTTTAACTTATCTTTATTACAAAACATGATAAGAACTGCTACACCACTTATATTAGCTGCATTAGGAGGACTATTAACCATGCAGTCTGGTATTTTAAACATAGGGATGGAAGGAATGATTCTTCTTGGTGCCTTCTTTGCTGTTGTTGGGAGTTACTTCTTTGCCAGTTCTGCAATGGGAGTAGGCTTAGCGGTTATTTCAGGAATTTTGATAGGACTTCTATTTGCAATATTCGTTATAGAGCTAAAATCTGACGAGTTTGTTATAGGGGTTGCTATTAATATATTAGGTGCTGGCCTTACTGTATTTTTACTTAGAACAATTTTTGGTGTAAAGGGAGCATTTTCATCTCCAGATATTATTCCACTACCAGACATAAACATAGGTTTTTTAGCAAAGTTTCCAGTTCTAGATGCAATATTTAATAATCATTCAATTTTTGTTTATATAAGCTGGATATTAGTAATACTAGTGTACATATTTTTATTTAAAACACCTATGGGATATTGGCTTAGAGCATCTGGCGAGAGTCCAGCGGCTTTAGAGACAGCAGGAGTTAGTCCTAAGAAAATGAAATATATTAGTTCTATACTCTGCGGAATACTTTGTGGTTTTGCTGGAGCTCATTTATCTCTTGGATATTTGACCCTATTTACTGAAAATATGAGCGCCAACAAAGGCTTTATAGCACTTTCTGTTATTATATTTGGTTCTTCCCATCCAATAAAAGCTTTTTTTGCAGCCCTATTGTTTGGTTTTTTTGATGCTCTTGGTATTAGACTTCAAAGTGTTGGAATACCTTCACAATTTACTCAAATGATCCCATATATAGCGACAATTGTTGTATTGTTTATAGTATCTCAAAAAACATTCCAAAGGAGAAAAAGCAGTGAAGTATGA
- a CDS encoding FAD-dependent oxidoreductase, with protein MKYDAIVIGSGIAGITFARAYNKYGKKIAIVEKSKLGGTAISTGCLPVKVHKDNLLDFLKSKKVIKSYGVDLNVNLNDVYKRGREKILGLQACIEDELEGIDLYFGDGEFLDRNTFKVGEEHLLSEIFVLATGTSPVVLKDCKRAISHKELIDLENLPEELLIVGGGVEAVEIADIYSSYGVKIDMVLREADILQDSDTDLKDSLVERLRTKNVNFYCEDDIIDALEDGDKIKAITTKGNIIKADYLLYTSIRKLNKINGLEDLGIIYDENKIHVDNNLKTSVENIYAIGDANGTLGMAHVAYNQGLSLAKYLCIGKEINKNYSSLPRSIFSLQEISGIGKSENDLKTENYKVSKVNLRNLYRGYAKELDGFAKLIYRDNELLGYWIVSDNSSDLMADSALWFDGGCTLEKISQSLFINPSLLEVLPELYLKSIKGDE; from the coding sequence GTGAAGTATGATGCCATAGTAATAGGATCGGGAATAGCAGGAATAACCTTTGCAAGAGCTTATAACAAATATGGGAAAAAGATCGCTATAGTGGAAAAATCAAAATTAGGAGGTACAGCTATTTCTACAGGTTGTCTGCCTGTAAAGGTGCATAAAGATAATCTATTAGACTTTTTAAAGAGTAAAAAAGTTATAAAATCCTATGGGGTAGATTTAAATGTTAATTTAAATGATGTATATAAAAGAGGTCGTGAGAAAATATTAGGTCTGCAAGCCTGTATAGAGGATGAATTAGAAGGAATAGATTTATATTTTGGAGATGGTGAATTTTTAGATAGAAATACATTTAAAGTAGGAGAAGAACATTTGCTTTCTGAAATTTTTGTACTCGCCACAGGTACATCTCCGGTTGTACTTAAAGATTGTAAAAGAGCGATTAGTCATAAGGAATTGATAGATCTAGAAAATTTACCTGAAGAATTATTAATAGTAGGTGGCGGGGTAGAGGCTGTAGAAATTGCAGATATATATTCCTCCTACGGGGTAAAGATAGATATGGTCCTTCGCGAAGCAGATATTCTACAGGATTCAGATACAGATTTAAAGGATAGCTTGGTAGAAAGACTTAGAACTAAAAATGTTAATTTTTACTGTGAAGATGATATTATAGATGCTTTGGAAGATGGAGATAAGATAAAGGCTATAACTACTAAAGGGAATATTATAAAAGCAGATTATTTATTATACACTTCCATTAGAAAGCTAAATAAGATAAATGGTTTAGAGGATTTAGGGATAATCTACGATGAAAATAAAATTCATGTAGACAATAACTTAAAAACTTCTGTAGAAAACATTTATGCTATTGGTGATGCCAATGGTACGCTTGGTATGGCCCATGTTGCATATAATCAAGGGTTGTCTTTAGCCAAATATCTATGTATAGGAAAAGAAATTAATAAAAACTATAGCTCACTTCCTAGAAGTATATTTAGTCTACAGGAAATATCTGGTATAGGAAAAAGTGAAAATGATTTAAAAACGGAAAATTATAAGGTTTCAAAGGTTAATTTAAGAAATTTATATAGGGGTTATGCCAAAGAGTTAGATGGTTTTGCTAAGCTGATATACCGTGATAATGAATTGTTAGGATATTGGATTGTAAGTGATAATTCTAGTGATTTAATGGCAGATAGTGCATTATGGTTTGATGGAGGATGTACTTTAGAAAAAATATCCCAATCTCTATTTATTAATCCTAGCCTATTGGAAGTA